The Oscillospiraceae bacterium genome contains a region encoding:
- the aguA_2 gene encoding agmatine deiminase: protein MRTIQSTPKKDGFYMPAEFLPRKQDFLIWPERQDTWRMGGKPAQKVLVEVAKEIIKHEPLTVFCSADQYENARARLPEEVRVVEMTVDDAWAQDKGPFYVVNDEGEMRGVTWGWNCYGGLEGGLYFPWKRDQEFATKLLDLENYDRYDARRVVFEGGAMQIDGEGTLIVTENSVLNHNRNPDLTKEEVENYFKEYMGLEKVIWLKDGMAFDETDGHIDDVCFFVRPGVIALSWTDDPENPQYPNLKAAYDTLNGQTDAKGRKLEIHKIPIPAVMHISEEESAGVDICESAASREGGLPLAVTYINCYFVNGGLLVPQYGDPMDEVACQLFRELMPEREIIKIYTREWSLCGGNIHCMALQQPDPAAIAALKK, encoded by the coding sequence ATGAGGACGATCCAGAGTACCCCCAAGAAAGACGGCTTTTACATGCCCGCGGAATTTTTGCCCCGCAAACAGGACTTTTTGATCTGGCCCGAGCGGCAGGACACCTGGCGCATGGGCGGCAAGCCGGCGCAGAAGGTGCTGGTGGAGGTGGCAAAGGAGATCATCAAGCACGAGCCTCTCACCGTGTTCTGTTCGGCCGACCAGTACGAGAACGCCCGCGCCCGCCTGCCCGAGGAGGTGCGGGTGGTGGAAATGACGGTCGACGACGCCTGGGCGCAGGACAAGGGGCCCTTTTATGTGGTGAACGACGAGGGCGAGATGCGCGGCGTGACCTGGGGCTGGAACTGCTACGGCGGCCTGGAGGGAGGCCTGTACTTCCCCTGGAAGCGCGACCAGGAGTTTGCCACCAAGCTGCTGGACCTGGAAAACTACGACCGCTACGACGCCCGCAGGGTGGTGTTTGAGGGCGGCGCCATGCAGATCGACGGCGAGGGAACCCTGATCGTGACCGAAAACAGCGTGCTGAACCATAACCGCAACCCGGACCTGACCAAGGAAGAGGTCGAGAACTATTTTAAAGAGTACATGGGCCTGGAAAAGGTGATCTGGCTGAAGGACGGCATGGCCTTTGACGAGACCGACGGCCACATCGACGACGTGTGTTTCTTTGTGCGGCCCGGCGTGATCGCCCTTTCCTGGACCGACGATCCTGAAAACCCCCAGTACCCCAACCTGAAAGCGGCCTACGACACCCTGAACGGCCAGACCGACGCCAAGGGCCGCAAGCTGGAGATCCACAAGATCCCCATCCCCGCAGTGATGCATATTTCCGAGGAGGAGAGCGCCGGCGTGGATATCTGCGAGAGTGCAGCCTCCCGCGAGGGGGGCCTGCCGCTGGCCGTGACCTACATCAACTGCTATTTTGTGAACGGCGGCCTGCTGGTGCCCCAGTACGGCGACCCCATGGACGAGGTGGCCTGCCAGCTGTTCAGGGAACTGATGCCCGAGCGCGAGATCATTAAGATCTACACCCGCGAATGGTCGCTGTGCGGCGGAAACATCCACTGCATGGCCCTGCAGCAGCCGGATCCGGCGGCCATTGCCGCCCTGAAGAAATAA
- a CDS encoding amino acid transporter, protein MPAKKKKFRLFDAVLASVCIILTVESAAPAAAVDNSQYFWWISMLILFFVPYGLISAELGTTYLGEGGIYDWVRLAYGNKWGCRIAWNYWINVALWIASLAVLFNDTLTQITGWDLPVWASIAIQLAFIWVVILMGKGKISESKWLINTAAVFKVFIMLLIGGLGIWVAATRGMATQFTFRSLFPSMDLSSLSFVSIIIYNFVGFEIVTTLASDMEKPKKQIPQALLLGGIIISLFYMFASFGIGVAIPVSELSTSTGLLDSLIYLAGDGTLVLIVGLMVMFTFFANLVSWAYGSLYVAKYAAENYDMPRVFASANSEGVPDKSPILNGIIASVLVVVAPFLPNQDVFWSFFSVGVFTLMVSYVPMFPAFLKLRRIDPDRERPFKVGGKGLFLKLMAYVPMALIVVSLIFTVVPMNTSPEELNTKIPLCVGILVSVVIQEILVAQGAKRRAGEAK, encoded by the coding sequence ATGCCGGCCAAAAAGAAAAAGTTCCGCCTGTTCGACGCGGTGCTGGCCTCGGTGTGCATCATCCTGACGGTGGAGTCGGCCGCGCCGGCCGCCGCGGTGGACAACTCGCAATATTTTTGGTGGATCAGCATGCTGATCCTGTTTTTCGTGCCCTATGGCCTGATCAGCGCCGAGCTGGGCACCACCTATCTGGGCGAGGGCGGCATTTACGACTGGGTGCGCCTTGCCTATGGAAACAAGTGGGGCTGCCGCATCGCCTGGAACTATTGGATCAACGTGGCCCTGTGGATCGCCAGCCTGGCGGTGCTGTTCAACGATACCCTGACCCAGATCACCGGCTGGGACCTGCCGGTGTGGGCCAGCATTGCCATTCAGCTGGCCTTTATCTGGGTGGTCATCCTGATGGGCAAGGGCAAGATCAGCGAGAGCAAGTGGCTGATCAACACGGCGGCGGTGTTCAAAGTGTTCATCATGCTGCTGATCGGCGGGCTGGGCATTTGGGTGGCCGCCACCCGCGGCATGGCCACCCAGTTCACCTTCCGCTCGCTGTTCCCCAGCATGGACCTGAGCAGCCTGTCCTTTGTGTCCATCATCATTTACAACTTTGTGGGCTTTGAGATCGTGACCACCCTGGCCTCGGATATGGAAAAACCCAAAAAGCAGATCCCCCAGGCGCTGCTGTTGGGCGGGATCATTATTTCGCTGTTCTACATGTTCGCCTCGTTCGGCATTGGGGTAGCCATTCCGGTGAGCGAGCTTTCCACCTCCACCGGGCTGCTGGACAGCCTGATTTACCTAGCGGGCGACGGCACGCTGGTGCTGATCGTGGGTCTGATGGTGATGTTCACCTTCTTTGCAAACCTTGTTTCTTGGGCCTACGGCTCGCTGTATGTGGCAAAATACGCGGCTGAAAACTACGACATGCCCCGCGTTTTCGCCTCGGCCAACAGCGAGGGCGTGCCGGACAAATCGCCCATCCTGAACGGTATCATCGCCTCAGTGCTGGTGGTTGTGGCACCCTTTTTGCCCAACCAGGATGTGTTCTGGAGCTTTTTCAGCGTGGGCGTGTTCACGCTGATGGTATCGTATGTGCCCATGTTCCCCGCGTTTTTGAAGCTGCGCCGCATCGACCCCGACCGGGAGCGGCCCTTCAAGGTGGGCGGCAAGGGGCTGTTTTTAAAGCTGATGGCCTATGTGCCCATGGCGCTGATCGTGGTATCGCTGATCTTTACGGTGGTTCCCATGAACACCAGCCCCGAGGAGCTGAACACCAAGATCCCGCTGTGCGTGGGCATCCTGGTGTCGGTGGTGATCCAGGAAATCCTGGTGGCCCAGGGGGCAAAGCGGCGTGCGGGCGAGGCAAAATAG